The Streptomyces pratensis genomic interval CCGCGCTGTCCACCGTGGGGGGCAGCCGCAGCGAGACCTTCACCCGTGTGTGCGGACGCAGCACGTTGCCCGCCGACACCACCGGAGGCATGCCGTCCGCTCCGGTGACCTCCAGGCTGGGGCGCCAGGCCCGGTTGAGGAGAAGCTCCTCGGGATCGTCCGTCACCGGGGACGCGTTCCCGTACCAGTCGAAGCGGCCCCAGACCTGCTCGCCGAGGAGCGCCGCCGCCTCGCGTGTCTGGGCGCGCCGCGCGGTGGGCACCTCGCAGTGAAGTGCCTTCGGGCGCAGCGAACCCGTCGCGCCGTCCTCCAGCCGGTCCAGCAACTGCCGCAGCACCCGGAACGACGACGGCACCACGCCGCCCGCGTCCCCGGAGTGCGCGCCGTCGCCGAGGACCCGCACGTCGAGCGTCCCGCCGCAGGACCCGCGCAACGATGTGACCAGCCACAGCCGTTCGTAGTCGCCCGCCCCGGAGTCCAGGCAGACCACCAGGCCCACCTCCCCGATGCGCGGCGCGAGCAGGGCGAACCAGTGGTCGAGGTCGGGGCTGCCCGACTCCTCACCGGCCTCGAACACACCGACGCAGCGCGGCCGGGCCGCGCCCTGCTCGGCCAGCGCCCGCACCGCGGTCACCGACGCGGGCAGCGCGTACCCGTCGTCGGCGCCGCCGCGGCCGTACAGCCGGTCGCGATCGAAGACGGGTTCCCAGGCGGTGCGGCCGTCGGTCCAGCCGTCGCCTTC includes:
- a CDS encoding M20/M25/M40 family metallo-hydrolase; protein product: MPEHIPAGVADAGPVRDFCDAQWETEVLPLVRQHIRVPAVSPAYDPDWETHGHLDRAVDEAAAWLRNVPLPGLRVEVLRASGRTPLIFFELPGEGTRAQETVLFYGHLDKQPEGDGWTDGRTAWEPVFDRDRLYGRGGADDGYALPASVTAVRALAEQGAARPRCVGVFEAGEESGSPDLDHWFALLAPRIGEVGLVVCLDSGAGDYERLWLVTSLRGSCGGTLDVRVLGDGAHSGDAGGVVPSSFRVLRQLLDRLEDGATGSLRPKALHCEVPTARRAQTREAAALLGEQVWGRFDWYGNASPVTDDPEELLLNRAWRPSLEVTGADGMPPVVSAGNVLRPHTRVKVSLRLPPTVDSAAALSEVGRILEADPPYGTSVRFTPDRVVADGWHAPAEQPWLRTALSAASRACFDGADVARIGQGGTIPLMGKLTRQFPEAQFLACGVLGPGANAHGPNESLHVPYARRLTSSLSLILNSYALRACAD